The following are encoded in a window of Hypomesus transpacificus isolate Combined female unplaced genomic scaffold, fHypTra1 scaffold_31, whole genome shotgun sequence genomic DNA:
- the LOC124463848 gene encoding uncharacterized protein LOC124463848 has protein sequence MVFYSLVPKNEPAPIGRGVKRNLGVPCRQAECLATGKTYDNRAFEDNELMAVIEQSPNTSDTRARPSTSPVPTQTDPSSDGLQEGPPARPTPEHSVIADTSLEPSQDTLVDTSLDEEKGCTLSHPSIQLQCVEDWIAGGPEYPSFPDALPPPSPSPYRSPSPSPPSLREEAFRSSLTLRTAELCTTPVRHSLSISHGNMPLLLSHCVSLGLTTVAVDVHFFPAASAASVTTAGQLNTTAPATVSPQGSQMSSRLAHSQENDLLISSMRQSK, from the exons ATGGTCTTCTACTCGCTGGTCCCGAAGAACGAGCCTGCTCCGATTGGTCGAGGAG TTAAGAGGAACCTGGGAGTACCTTGCAGACAAGCTGAATGTCTGGCCACCGGAAAAACATACGACAACAG GGCGTTTGAGGATAACGAGCTGATGGCGGTGATTGAGCAAAGCCCCAATACATCCGACACAAGGGCCCGACCCTCGACCAGCCCGGTCCCAACCCAAACAGACCCCTCTTCAGACGGGCTCCAAGAGGGGCCCCCGGCCCGGCCCACGCCTGAACACTCAGTCATAGCAGATACCTCTCTGGAGCCCAGCCAGGACAccctg gtGGACACCTCTCTGGATGAGGAGAAGGGGTGCACCCTATCCCACCCCAGTATCCAGCTGCAGTGTGTGGAGGACTGGATCGCCGGGGGGCCCGAGTACCCCTCGTTCCCGgacgccctccctcccccgtcgCCCTCTCCCTACCGCTCGCCCTCGCCCTCCCCGCCCAGCCTGCGCGAGGAAGCCTTCcgttcctccctcaccctccgcACGGCCGAACTGTGCACCACGCCTGTCCGTCACAGCCTGAGCATCTCCCACGGCAacatgcccctcctcctctcccactgcGTGTCTCTGGGCCTCACCACGGTCGCCGTCGACGTCCATTTCTTCCCAGCGGCCAGTGCGGCGTCGGTGACGACGGCCGGCCAGCTGAACACCACCGCGCCGGCGACCGTCTCGCCCCAGGGGTCGCAAATGAGCTCCCGATTGGCTCACAGCCAGGAAAATGACCTCCTAATCTCCAGTATGCGCCAGAGTAAGTAA